The following proteins come from a genomic window of Xiphophorus couchianus chromosome 19, X_couchianus-1.0, whole genome shotgun sequence:
- the LOC114134457 gene encoding uncharacterized protein LOC114134457 — MQTRCTTQKALELIQSSASPCDSDGEDIDLQPDSDSELSSDEETLPPPQKRARLGSEPSETAKDGTVWREEQVGTHLDFTPIEPYATDGEPSAEARRSIQSRLQSFLCFITLDMLRSIQEWTTQHARHTEQQDWFMDLPELMAFISVIILRGVNKVPSLGDSWSANLGNPRIIATMARSRFQNIMRHLHFDDMFTRRERAETDKFAAISDVWGLFVTNCISSYNPGRHITVDAQLYPSKTRCCFLQYIATKPDKFGIKFWVACDLKSQYICNVFPYLGKDPNRPSGERLSETVVMRLMEPFMDKGRTVTTDNFFTSLSLAQRLLSRKTTILGTVNKRSREIPQSARQMDRTEFTTQVFSTSGATLTVYAPKRKKAVYVLSSMHSVVETEDTTKRKPNTVTQYNKTKCGVDAMDQMVREYSVRAGTRRWPVAVFYNMIDMAALNAHVLYQACTGVQERRLNPDNHENTTPTSAPFIKVRFSLNLFSFLVKRRTPRPLLMQPGRAAVSMFTERLQFSA, encoded by the exons atgcagacgAGGTGCACCACTCAGAAGGCATTGGAACTGATTCAGAGCAGTGCCAGCCCTTGTGATTCAGATGGAGAAGACATAGACCTTCAACCGGATTCGGACTCTGAGCTGTCTTCAG ATGAGGAGACTCTCCCTCCACCACAAAAGAGAGCTCGTTTGGGGAGTGAGCCGTCAGAGACCGCGAAAGATGGCACAGTGTGGCGTGAAGAACAAGTGGGGACACATCTCGATTTCACTCCAATAGAACCGTACGCCACAGACGGAGAGCCAAGCGCTGAGGCCAGACGAAGTATCCAGAGTCGCCTTCAGAGCTTCCTCTGTTTTATCACTCTTGACATGCTTCGTAGCATTCAAGAATGGACTACTCAACATGCACGTCACACGGAGCAGCAGGATTGGTTCATGGATCTTCcggaactaatggcatttatttcagtcattatcttgcggggggtgaacaaggttccatcactaggtgacagctggtcagcaaacctgggaAACCCAAGGATCATTGCAACTATGGCCCGAAGCCGCTTCCAAAACATCATGCGACACCTACACTTTGATGACATGTTTACACGCCGTGAGCGAGCGGAGACCGATAAGTTTGCTGCAATCTCCGATGTTTGGGGATTGTTTGTCACTAACTGCATCTCATCCTACAACCCTGGTCGACACATCACTGTTGATGCACAGCTTTATCCATCAAAGACTCGCTGCTGTTTCCTGCAATACATTGCAACAAAACCGGACAAGTTTGGCATCAAGTTTTGGGTGGCTTGCGACTTGAAATCACAGTACATCTGTAATGTCTTCCCATATCTTGGCAAGGACCCCAATCGTCCCAGCGGGGAGAGACTGTCCGAGACTGTAGTGATGAGGCTGATGGAACCGTTCATGGACAAGGGCAGAACTGTAACCACGGACAATTTCTTTACATCACTGTCACTTGCACAACGACTGCTTAGCCGGAAAACCACCATCCTCGGCACAGTCAACAAGAGAAGCCGGGAAATTCCTCAATCCGCTAGACAGATGGATCGCACTGAATTCaccactcaggtgttttcaacCTCTGGTGCCACGCTGACAGTGTATGCGCCCAAAAGGAAGAAGGCCGTTTACGTTCTCAGCAGCATGCACAGCGTGGTTGAGACTGAGGATACCACCAAAAGGAAGCCAAACACGGTCAcacaatacaacaaaacaaagtgcgGTGTGGATGCGATGGACCAAATGGTGCGGGAGTACAGCGTGCGTGCAGGAACACGGAGATGGCCAGTTGCGGTGTTCtacaacatgattgacatggcagcactgaatgcacatgtgctttatcaggcatgtactggggtgcaggagagacgg CTTAATCCAGACAACCATGAAAACACAACCCCGACCTCAGCGCCCTTCATCAAAGTCCGCTTCTCTCTGAACTTGTTTTCGTTTCTCGTCAAACGCCGAACTCCGAG GCCGCTCCTCATGCAGCCGGGCCGAGCTGCGGTCAGCATGTTCACAGAGAGACTTCAGTTCTCTGCATAA